One window of Pseudomonadota bacterium genomic DNA carries:
- a CDS encoding putative toxin-antitoxin system toxin component, PIN family → MRLVLDTNVVASGLLWVGAPPAKLIEAAQAGEVELFTSKTLLAELARILARKKFARAVATSALSIDDLVLGYAELTTIVTPAEISPTSPDPDDDHVLACALAASADLIVSGDPDLLNLKQFLKTQIVTPREASKRVANS, encoded by the coding sequence GTGCGGCTGGTGCTCGATACCAATGTGGTCGCCTCGGGACTGTTGTGGGTGGGCGCGCCACCGGCGAAACTGATCGAGGCGGCGCAGGCCGGTGAAGTGGAACTGTTCACCAGCAAGACGTTGCTGGCGGAACTGGCTCGCATCCTGGCGCGCAAGAAGTTCGCGCGCGCAGTCGCAACCTCAGCGTTGTCGATCGATGACCTGGTGCTGGGTTATGCGGAACTGACGACGATCGTGACTCCGGCGGAGATTTCACCCACATCTCCCGATCCGGATGACGATCATGTGCTGGCCTGTGCGCTGGCGGCCAGCGCCGACTTGATCGTCTCGGGCGATCCCGATTTGCTGAACCTCAAACAGTTTCTGAAGACACAAATCGTGACACCACGCGAAGCCAGTAAACGTGTGGCGAACTCATGA
- a CDS encoding FAD-dependent monooxygenase produces MSNTRNFGPESGTFRAVASPARQAGPSLGLAFIGSGRQVSGLFGVFGECTDQGVGSGAEPDGIGDRWGIRPVGTVVANVSLAAPHDNTAYERFGPSGPVALLPLGGQRSVAVCVAGSEEASALLAMGDTGFLARLSVRMGHRIGPCLKVGRRRGYPLKLVRALDQAGPRFAVIGNTAHAIHPNAAQGLNLGLRDVATLAECVIDACRAGEDPGAYPMLRGYAEMRRADQRRVIAFSHGLARLFGNDLFPLVIARDLAMCAIDMIPALKRALVRRAMGFGGPLPRLGRGIPL; encoded by the coding sequence GTGTCAAACACGCGCAATTTCGGTCCGGAATCGGGGACTTTTCGGGCCGTTGCATCCCCGGCGCGCCAAGCAGGCCCTTCCCTGGGCCTGGCTTTCATCGGCTCGGGGCGCCAAGTTTCGGGACTGTTTGGCGTCTTTGGCGAGTGCACAGACCAAGGGGTCGGCTCAGGGGCTGAACCGGATGGGATCGGGGATCGGTGGGGGATCAGGCCAGTTGGAACCGTGGTCGCGAACGTGTCCTTGGCCGCGCCGCATGACAATACCGCCTACGAGCGCTTTGGCCCGTCCGGACCCGTCGCGCTCTTACCGCTCGGCGGGCAGCGTTCAGTCGCGGTGTGCGTGGCGGGCAGCGAGGAGGCGAGCGCGCTCCTGGCGATGGGGGACACCGGGTTTTTGGCGCGCTTGAGTGTGCGCATGGGGCATCGTATCGGACCCTGTCTCAAGGTAGGCAGGCGGCGCGGTTATCCCCTTAAGTTGGTCCGTGCGCTCGATCAGGCCGGACCCCGCTTCGCGGTCATCGGCAACACCGCGCATGCGATCCACCCGAACGCGGCGCAGGGCCTGAATCTCGGCTTGCGCGATGTGGCCACGCTCGCGGAATGCGTCATCGATGCCTGCCGCGCCGGCGAGGATCCGGGGGCTTACCCTATGCTGCGCGGTTACGCCGAGATGAGACGCGCGGACCAGCGCCGCGTCATCGCCTTCAGTCACGGGTTGGCGCGGCTCTTCGGTAACGATCTGTTTCCGCTCGTCATCGCGCGCGACTTGGCGATGTGCGCCATCGACATGATCCCGGCCCTCAAACGCGCACTGGTGCGGCGGGCCATGGGTTTCGGCGGGCCTTTGCCGCGGCTCGGACGGGGCATACCGCTGTGA
- a CDS encoding disulfide bond formation protein B has translation MTARRLYLSIFLICTALVAFALSLQHAQNLEPCPLCILQRYVFIVLGVVALLAFLHNPANTEKRVYGALFVLLSLAGAGTAGWHVWLQHQPPGMAADCGPGLDYMLETFPLTSALPMIFKGSGDRAEVAWKVLGLSIPEWALIWFVILAIAASFALASRRTTQFRSMEAMDGRDHISQA, from the coding sequence ATGACTGCTCGACGCCTCTACCTTTCCATATTCCTCATCTGCACCGCACTGGTCGCTTTCGCGCTCTCCTTGCAGCACGCGCAAAACCTCGAGCCGTGCCCGTTGTGCATCCTGCAGCGCTACGTGTTCATCGTCCTGGGAGTCGTTGCGCTGCTGGCTTTTCTTCACAACCCCGCTAACACGGAAAAAAGAGTCTATGGGGCATTGTTCGTGCTGCTCTCGCTAGCGGGCGCCGGGACTGCCGGCTGGCACGTCTGGCTGCAGCATCAACCGCCGGGCATGGCGGCCGACTGCGGCCCGGGGCTAGATTACATGCTCGAAACTTTTCCGCTGACAAGCGCGCTGCCGATGATCTTCAAAGGCTCTGGAGATCGCGCGGAAGTCGCATGGAAAGTTCTCGGACTTTCAATACCCGAATGGGCGCTGATCTGGTTTGTGATTCTTGCGATCGCCGCGTCGTTCGCGCTCGCGTCGCGCAGGACAACTCAGTTTAGGTCCATGGAAGCTATGGATGGCCGCGATCACATCAGCCAAGCGTAA
- a CDS encoding slipin family protein: MIWDIGVLGIVLIFIIILLFSAFRVLREYERGVVFMLGRFYKVKGPGLILIIPVVQQMVKVDLRTVVMDVPSQDVISRDNVSVKVNAVLYFRVVDAQRAVIQVEDYLSATSQLAQTTLRAVLGKHELDEMLAEREKLNVDIQQVLDTQTDAWGIKVANVEIKHVDLNESMVRAIARQAEAERERRAKVIHAEGEQQASEKLLQAAQMLARQPEAMHLRYLQTLTQIASDKSHTIVFPLPMDLLAPLLEAIKGSKREAEGGRREAENRTPV; the protein is encoded by the coding sequence ATGATTTGGGACATAGGCGTTCTCGGAATCGTACTCATCTTCATCATCATTTTGCTGTTCTCAGCGTTTCGCGTTCTGCGCGAATACGAGCGCGGAGTAGTGTTCATGCTCGGCCGCTTCTACAAGGTGAAAGGGCCGGGTCTCATTCTCATCATTCCCGTGGTGCAGCAGATGGTGAAAGTGGATTTGCGCACGGTGGTCATGGATGTTCCAAGCCAAGATGTGATTTCGCGCGACAACGTTTCAGTCAAGGTCAACGCGGTGCTTTACTTCCGCGTCGTGGACGCGCAACGTGCGGTGATCCAGGTCGAGGATTATCTTTCGGCCACGAGCCAGCTTGCGCAAACGACTTTGCGCGCGGTGCTGGGAAAGCATGAGCTCGACGAAATGCTCGCCGAGCGCGAAAAACTCAACGTGGACATTCAGCAGGTGCTCGACACGCAAACCGACGCCTGGGGAATCAAGGTCGCCAACGTCGAAATCAAGCACGTGGACCTGAACGAATCCATGGTGCGCGCGATCGCAAGGCAGGCGGAAGCCGAGCGCGAACGCCGCGCCAAGGTCATACACGCTGAAGGTGAACAGCAGGCGTCGGAAAAACTATTGCAAGCCGCTCAGATGCTCGCACGGCAGCCGGAAGCGATGCACCTACGCTACTTACAAACTCTGACCCAAATCGCCAGCGACAAATCGCACACGATCGTCTTTCCGCTGCCGATGGACTTGCTTGCTCCACTGCTGGAAGCGATAAAAGGATCGAAGAGGGAAGCGGAAGGCGGGAGAAGGGAGGCTGAAAACAGGACTCCGGTTTAA
- a CDS encoding sphingomyelin phosphodiesterase, translating to MTGTSFAARTHLQTALRALALLLVTNAVSAGDGIIERSYFLANSFNVLAYNIYMRPTTLFANDQSDRGAVLPSKLRGFDVIVFSEAFDDTVRNQLLADLRGEYPHRTRILGADRGVEQDGGVIIVSRWPITAEAQRLYGDVCVGDDCKADKGVLYARSEKHGQTYHVFASHTQAGDGTEQQQTRMRQLGIIKSFIDGRGLSDTEPVFIAGDLNVNKYDAGEYAAMLRILDAWYPQPFGHPYTVDSTSNRRAGGRSYLDYVLVSNRHLQPMNAIIETLIPRSPTPFGGDYDLSDHFPVFGHFMFPSPAATIAATGD from the coding sequence ATGACTGGAACTAGCTTTGCTGCAAGGACTCATCTCCAGACTGCTCTCCGCGCGCTGGCTCTGCTGCTCGTGACTAATGCCGTTTCGGCCGGCGACGGGATCATCGAGCGCAGTTATTTCCTCGCCAACAGCTTCAATGTGCTGGCCTACAACATCTACATGCGGCCGACGACACTGTTTGCCAACGACCAGTCCGATCGGGGTGCAGTGCTACCTTCGAAGCTGCGCGGATTCGACGTTATCGTCTTCTCGGAGGCTTTCGACGACACGGTGCGAAACCAACTCCTGGCCGACCTGCGTGGGGAGTATCCACACCGGACGAGGATCCTCGGCGCGGACCGTGGGGTCGAGCAGGACGGCGGGGTCATCATCGTGAGCCGTTGGCCAATCACGGCCGAGGCACAGCGGCTCTACGGCGACGTCTGTGTCGGAGATGATTGCAAGGCCGACAAAGGCGTCCTTTACGCGCGTTCCGAGAAGCACGGCCAAACCTACCACGTCTTCGCGTCTCACACACAGGCTGGCGACGGCACGGAGCAACAGCAAACGCGGATGCGGCAGCTCGGCATCATCAAGTCGTTCATCGACGGCCGCGGGCTCTCCGACACGGAGCCGGTCTTCATTGCCGGTGACCTCAACGTGAACAAGTACGACGCCGGCGAGTACGCTGCTATGCTACGCATTCTGGACGCGTGGTATCCGCAGCCGTTCGGACATCCCTACACCGTGGACTCGACCAGCAACCGGCGGGCGGGTGGCCGCTCGTATCTCGACTACGTGCTTGTGTCGAATCGTCACCTGCAGCCGATGAACGCGATCATCGAGACCCTGATTCCCCGTTCTCCGACGCCCTTTGGAGGCGACTACGATCTGTCCGATCACTTTCCCGTGTTCGGGCATTTCATGTTCCCCTCTCCTGCGGCCACTATCGCCGCGACCGGGGATTGA
- a CDS encoding nodulation protein NfeD — translation MRNAVLLSLLLSSAAAQNVEQVVVLPVTGAITPASADFVGRGLKRAADNNAALVVLKMDTPGGLDTSMRSIIKNILASSVPIATFVAPSGARAASAGTYILYASHIAAMAPATNLGAATPVAIGGAPGKDPKDKVEEDKDSKAPGDAMTRKQIQDASAYIRSLAQLRGRNAEWAEQAVREAVSLSAEEAAKIKVVDVVATGLPDLLKKLDGRKLNVLGQDRTLKLEGAQVVEVEPDWKSKFLAVITDPSIAYILMLIGIYGILFEFYNPGFVAPGVIGAICLLLALYAFQLLPVSYAGLGLIVLGLAFMVAEAFLPSFGVLGIGGVIAFVVGSVILIDTDLPGYGIPLGLIGGVALMSALFMLLVVGMALKARKQPVVSGREEILGSLGEILDDFQPSASSGHAHEGWARVHSETWRVRSSLPMRRGQRVKVVGMNGLTLDVEETKGDPS, via the coding sequence ATGCGAAACGCTGTTTTGTTGTCGCTTCTGCTGTCATCGGCTGCCGCTCAGAATGTCGAGCAGGTTGTTGTGCTGCCGGTCACCGGTGCGATCACTCCCGCCAGCGCGGACTTCGTAGGCCGTGGCCTCAAGCGCGCGGCTGACAACAATGCGGCTCTGGTGGTGCTAAAGATGGACACCCCTGGAGGTCTCGATACTTCCATGCGCTCGATCATCAAGAACATCCTTGCGTCATCCGTTCCGATCGCGACTTTTGTCGCGCCAAGCGGGGCGCGCGCTGCAAGCGCAGGCACCTACATTCTCTATGCGAGCCACATCGCGGCGATGGCGCCCGCAACCAATCTCGGCGCCGCGACTCCGGTGGCGATCGGCGGCGCGCCCGGAAAGGATCCCAAAGACAAAGTGGAGGAAGATAAAGACTCCAAAGCGCCCGGCGACGCGATGACGCGCAAGCAGATTCAGGACGCCTCGGCTTACATTCGCAGTCTTGCCCAGTTGCGCGGGCGCAACGCGGAATGGGCGGAACAAGCGGTGCGCGAGGCTGTGAGCTTGTCGGCGGAAGAAGCAGCCAAGATCAAGGTGGTTGATGTCGTCGCCACGGGTTTGCCCGATCTCCTGAAAAAGCTCGATGGCCGCAAGCTGAACGTGCTGGGACAGGATCGGACGCTCAAGCTCGAAGGCGCGCAAGTAGTCGAAGTCGAACCCGACTGGAAAAGCAAATTTCTCGCGGTGATCACCGATCCCTCCATCGCCTACATCCTGATGCTGATCGGAATCTATGGGATTCTTTTCGAGTTTTACAATCCCGGATTCGTCGCCCCCGGAGTGATCGGCGCGATCTGTCTCTTGCTCGCGCTCTACGCGTTTCAGTTGCTTCCAGTGTCCTACGCCGGATTGGGTCTGATTGTGCTGGGGCTTGCGTTCATGGTGGCGGAAGCGTTCTTGCCCAGCTTCGGCGTGCTCGGTATCGGCGGGGTGATTGCTTTTGTCGTCGGCTCGGTGATCTTGATTGACACCGATCTGCCCGGGTACGGCATTCCTCTCGGCTTGATCGGTGGGGTCGCGCTCATGAGCGCGCTGTTCATGTTGCTCGTTGTCGGCATGGCGCTCAAAGCACGCAAGCAACCGGTGGTTTCCGGACGCGAGGAAATCCTCGGCAGCCTCGGCGAAATCCTCGACGACTTTCAACCCTCGGCAAGCTCGGGACACGCGCACGAGGGCTGGGCGCGAGTGCACAGCGAAACCTGGCGCGTGCGATCATCGCTTCCCATGCGGCGCGGACAGAGAGTCAAAGTGGTCGGCATGAACGGACTCACCCTCGATGTCGAAGAAACCAAAGGAGACCCATCATGA
- a CDS encoding toll/interleukin-1 receptor domain-containing protein — protein sequence MYDVFFSYPHRHASEAMAIAEALRARSLEVWVDQSEIDDFASISRSIIEGLMRAKALLAYYAAHYGDSRPCQWELTAALLAASREGDPRRRVLVINPEVTADHIHPVELRDALFQAVPAPDDREAIDRLAASVHAHLATLTGSLGAIEPLTSVPWYGSRRVGYSRFVGRLPELWRIHSALQASEVSMISGTTGSLAQVQGMGGVGKSLVVEEYAVRFAAAYPGGVFWLRAFGNDDAKAGLSAEDRDSEQSQQIRDFAIGLGLPVQGRSPQEIAGHLGRELGERGKPFLWVVDDIPSGLDRDLLLRWLAPHPLGKTLLTTRSRQYEALGVLVYLGVLAAGEAYDLLTKAPERRQPSGETEEAAARAILDRLGCHALAVDVAGAALRLQSFGDFLAALDDPTRDELDLARDLTGMLPTGHEPGIAATLLQSLAHLGPEGWDVLRLAAVLAVAPLPAALVQAVFSTIDDLNADAGRRRALQAMHQAQQLYLAEQYEFEPPAVSVHTLVARTVRFHDPEPERRIAFRAAAIAVLTRELAAAVKDFSGKSALALLIHHARELVGTVDDLAGADLIEWVASYDYAQGAYSAAEVQWRRLSKLRAHLLGPMHAETLTATNNLAETRRAQGDLSGARALHERVLASYRQSLGNDHPHTLTAMNNLAVTQRAQGDLPAARDLLEQVLEVSRRVLGVAHSDSLTVMNNLADTLREQGDAPAARALFEQILNVSPQVLGETHPTALLSTANLALVFHAQGDMPRARALQERVLASYRKLLGDEHPDTMRAMCNLAFTLAAQGDLLAARTFEEQALEGYRRLLGDAHPDTLAAMNNLAGTLRAQGDVPGARALLERVLDVSRQVLGERHPNTSSSAWNVVVTLLQVQDAAAARVVFERDLRWLLDPVSESLGASQQAIRTEILALTQPAAGWRAILKRWLRRWSLN from the coding sequence ATGTACGACGTCTTCTTCAGCTACCCCCACAGGCATGCCTCCGAGGCAATGGCAATCGCCGAAGCTCTTCGGGCCCGGAGCCTGGAGGTCTGGGTCGATCAGAGTGAGATCGACGACTTCGCGAGCATCAGCCGCTCCATCATCGAGGGGCTGATGCGAGCCAAGGCGCTACTCGCGTACTATGCCGCCCACTACGGTGACTCCCGACCCTGTCAATGGGAGCTCACGGCCGCCCTCCTCGCCGCTTCCCGGGAAGGGGATCCCCGTCGGCGGGTGCTTGTCATCAACCCGGAGGTCACCGCGGACCACATCCACCCGGTTGAGCTGCGCGATGCGCTGTTCCAAGCCGTCCCGGCGCCTGACGATCGGGAGGCAATCGACCGCCTCGCGGCCAGCGTGCACGCCCACCTGGCTACGCTCACGGGGAGTCTCGGCGCGATCGAACCCCTCACGTCTGTCCCCTGGTATGGAAGCAGGCGGGTCGGATACAGCAGATTCGTCGGCAGGCTCCCTGAACTCTGGCGAATCCACTCCGCCCTGCAGGCGTCGGAAGTATCCATGATCTCGGGGACGACTGGCTCACTCGCACAAGTGCAAGGCATGGGCGGCGTCGGTAAGTCCCTGGTCGTCGAGGAATACGCTGTGCGCTTCGCGGCCGCGTACCCGGGTGGCGTCTTCTGGCTGCGCGCCTTCGGTAATGACGACGCCAAGGCCGGTTTGAGCGCCGAGGATCGGGACTCCGAGCAGAGTCAGCAGATCCGCGACTTCGCGATTGGGCTTGGCTTGCCCGTTCAGGGTCGAAGCCCTCAAGAGATTGCGGGTCACCTGGGCCGAGAGCTGGGCGAGCGTGGGAAGCCTTTTCTCTGGGTGGTGGATGATATCCCTTCCGGTCTGGATCGGGACCTCCTGCTACGTTGGCTCGCGCCCCATCCGCTGGGCAAGACCTTGCTCACCACGCGCAGTCGTCAGTACGAAGCCCTTGGCGTCCTGGTTTACCTGGGTGTGCTGGCTGCCGGTGAAGCGTATGATCTCCTTACCAAGGCACCCGAACGGCGACAACCCAGCGGGGAGACCGAAGAGGCGGCGGCGCGCGCCATCCTCGATCGGTTGGGCTGTCACGCGTTGGCCGTAGATGTCGCCGGAGCAGCGCTTAGGCTGCAATCCTTCGGCGATTTCCTGGCGGCGCTGGACGATCCGACGCGGGACGAGCTCGATCTCGCGCGGGACCTCACAGGCATGCTGCCCACTGGCCACGAGCCGGGCATCGCGGCAACTCTGCTCCAAAGCCTCGCGCATCTCGGGCCGGAAGGCTGGGACGTTCTGCGGCTGGCAGCGGTGCTAGCCGTCGCGCCGCTTCCCGCTGCCCTGGTGCAAGCGGTATTCTCGACGATCGACGATCTGAACGCGGACGCAGGGCGACGGCGGGCCCTGCAGGCGATGCACCAGGCTCAACAACTGTACTTGGCCGAGCAGTACGAGTTTGAACCTCCGGCCGTCTCCGTTCACACCCTCGTCGCCCGTACCGTCCGATTCCACGATCCGGAGCCGGAACGTCGAATCGCCTTTCGCGCGGCAGCGATCGCCGTCTTGACCCGAGAACTCGCCGCGGCCGTGAAGGACTTTAGCGGGAAATCCGCCCTCGCACTGCTCATCCATCACGCACGTGAGCTTGTGGGGACGGTCGACGATCTGGCTGGAGCGGATCTCATCGAATGGGTCGCGTCGTACGACTACGCACAAGGCGCCTACAGCGCGGCGGAAGTCCAGTGGCGTCGCCTGAGCAAGCTGCGAGCGCATCTGCTGGGCCCGATGCACGCCGAAACCTTGACAGCCACGAACAATCTGGCCGAGACCAGGCGAGCGCAGGGAGATCTGTCAGGCGCGCGCGCCCTTCACGAGCGCGTACTGGCGAGCTATCGGCAGTCGTTGGGCAACGATCATCCCCACACGCTCACCGCTATGAACAACCTGGCCGTAACCCAACGAGCCCAGGGGGATTTACCTGCTGCGCGAGATCTCCTGGAGCAGGTGTTGGAGGTGAGCCGGCGGGTGCTGGGGGTTGCGCACTCCGACAGCCTGACGGTGATGAACAACCTGGCCGACACGCTGCGCGAGCAGGGGGACGCGCCGGCGGCCCGGGCTCTTTTCGAGCAGATTCTGAACGTCAGCCCGCAAGTACTGGGCGAGACACATCCGACCGCCCTCCTTTCTACAGCTAACCTGGCATTGGTGTTTCATGCCCAGGGAGACATGCCTCGGGCTCGGGCGCTTCAGGAGCGCGTGCTGGCGAGCTATAGGAAACTGCTCGGCGACGAGCACCCCGACACCATGCGAGCGATGTGCAACCTCGCCTTTACTCTCGCCGCGCAAGGGGATCTGCTCGCCGCGAGGACATTCGAGGAGCAGGCACTGGAAGGTTACCGTAGACTCCTCGGTGACGCGCACCCCGACACCTTGGCCGCCATGAACAATCTGGCGGGGACGTTGCGAGCGCAAGGGGACGTGCCCGGAGCGCGGGCACTCCTCGAGCGAGTGTTGGACGTGAGTCGGCAGGTGCTGGGGGAACGGCACCCGAACACATCGTCGTCGGCCTGGAATGTCGTCGTTACGCTGTTGCAAGTGCAAGATGCCGCGGCGGCGCGCGTGGTCTTCGAACGAGATCTGCGCTGGCTGTTGGACCCAGTCTCGGAATCCCTGGGCGCCAGCCAACAGGCCATCCGAACCGAGATTCTGGCTCTGACGCAGCCGGCCGCAGGATGGAGAGCCATACTGAAGAGATGGCTACGCCGGTGGTCGCTGAACTAA